From a region of the Apis mellifera strain DH4 linkage group LG2, Amel_HAv3.1, whole genome shotgun sequence genome:
- the LOC100578727 gene encoding uncharacterized protein LOC100578727 isoform X4: MNNDKAIAMRLFKRQSSDTSPQLVSATPLSHDGASPLTVVEENLERSSKKPHNENDGLNRTLVKENVANETLRPSSSTISNRKGISTWGRKVGRRWDQLKRSDSSELLSVSGRRRRWSPNRKAGTTDEKENGTGGFSELPKPKRISRVESLRNLFRSSERSSDISTRNVTIQEEDVTCISHYPMEKALSEGAIKNVSFCGGSSDDNRADRGTILLEKKKQLSRSIQDLQEQQRVLDYILKNQDMLKTQEGTAFAKETLDKIRSTSPKRRNTSPKRSNQSTSEAGKSSVSTQTKDFFSNQLNNIKKNLFNVRASSSECDRPDNQRSFPTYGLDDLMSNLRLACDESGYDSDSTRAGADSPDSEKCPPMLKPRSFSITSDDYHGIDLSLPVTTPIKKDVTTETEKNESGPSCLEDTVVNNTMLNGTIITNTTTVPSDEEDTDSCDEDTFEGFAEYQMNCAVEQTKSTANTLEKCDSGISRGFSASSIGNSDQRTSSGNNELVRISSDKRFAKSEHTMSLLQAVKLQNLQKETKSQIPVKCKRYSNSSTLCLLENAASPCKDSPPASKMYSTIVNSPLEYYSPKRSRSNLEPEGPEIVNARNKMKKSEPEVKIDHLTPTPAKTLVRRELKTMKLSVEKPGSLGIFVERKEAVRPFYVISKMDVNGEAAKSKQFRIGDEIVRVCGRRLRGMSLIEARNALKNCSGIVELQIAREPTFTFGEEIGDTWGDILVRTRSDSEVWALKQEKPEVPVNSPLAREKDSSQCKIACGLMKDNKNLSTNSMERMECESDRTLKKESGQKMTGMRKFQVVRKRATNPVSCPRRATSLSMDLLTITLEKGASKKLGFSIVGGSDSNKGSMGIFVKDIMAGGQAAEEGTLKVGDEILAINGISMDGLTHARALQTFKAAKAGKMVLHVGRRDPTHKRYIIQSKSYDCLDKLTETGDE; encoded by the exons gctATCGCGATGCGTCTGTTCAAGCGTCAGTCGTCTGATACGAGCCCTCAATTAGTTTCGGCCACACCGTTATCTCATGATGGAGCATCGCCTCTTACAGTGGTAGAAGAAAATCTCGAACGTAGTAGTAAGAAGCCTCATAATGAAAACGATGGATTAAATCGGACGTTGGTGAAAGAAAACGTTGCGAATGAAACACTGAGACCGTCCTCGTCCACTATTTCAAATCGCAAAG GAATTTCGACATGGGGCAGGAAAGTAGGTCGAAGATGGGATCAGCTGAAAAGATCAGACAGCTCCGAATTGCTTTCGGTTTCGGGCCGAAGGAGAAGGTGGAGTCCGAATCGGAAAGCTGGCACAACagacgaaaaagaaaac GGTACCGGCGGTTTCTCGGAATTACCAAAGCCAAAGAGAATTTCCAGGGTGGAATCGTTACGAAATTTGTTCAGGAGCAGCGAGCGAAGCAGCGATATATCGACAAGAAACGTGACGATACAAGAGGAGGACGTCACCTGTATCAGTCATTATCCAATGGAGAAAGCTCTGAGCGAGGGAGCCATAAAGAACGTATCCTTTTGTGGTGGCAGCTCGGACGACAATCGAGCGGATCGTGGAACGATTCTTctggagaagaagaaacagcTGAGTCGTAGCATCCAGGACCTCCAGGAGCAGCAACGTGTTTTAGATTACATCTTAAAGAATCAGGATATGCTTAAAACGCAGGAAGGAACAGCTTTCGCGAAGGAAACGTTGGACAAAATCAGAAGTACGAGTCCTAAGCGAAGGAATACGAGTCCTAAACGAAGTAATCAATCCACGTCTGAGGCTGGGAAAAGCAGCGTTTCCACTCAGACTAAAGACTTCTTCAGTAATcaacttaataatattaagaaaaatttgttcaatgtTCGTGCGAGTAGCAGTGAATGCGACAG acCTGATAATCAGAGATCTTTCCCAACATATGGCCTGGATGATCTGATGAGCAACCTACGATTAGCTTGCGATGAAAGTGGCTACGACTCTGACAGCACAAGAGCTGGAGCTGATTCTCCAGACAGCGAGAAGTGTCCACCGATGTTAAAACCCCGTAGCTTTTCCATAACATCGGACGACTATCACGGTATCGACTTATCGCTACCAGTCACTACTCCCATAAAGAAAGACGTGACAACAGAAACGGAGAAGAACGAGTCAGGTCCGTCTTGCCTCGAAGACACTGTCGTGAACAATACTATGCTGAACGGGACGATAATAACAAACACAACCACGGTACCATCGGATGAAGAAGACACAGACAGCTGCGACGAGGATACTTTCGAAGGATTCGCGGAATATCAGATGAATTGTGCCGTTGAGCAAACAAAATCCACCGCGAACACCTTGGAAAAATGCGACAGCGGAATATCAAGAGGATTCTCAGCGTCGTCGATTGGAAACTCGGATCAAAGAACATCTTCTGGAAACAACGAGCTCGTCAGGATATCATCGGATAAAAGATTCGCAAAATCGGAGCACACGATGTCGCTATTGCAAGCCGTGAAATTGCAGAATTTACAAAAGGAGACCAAGTCTCAGATACCGGTCAAATGTAAAAGGTACAGCAATTCTAGCACCTTGTGCTTGCTGGAGAACGCTGCATCCCCATGCAAAGATAGTCCACCGGCGTCAAAGATGTATTCGACGATCGTAAACAGCCCGTTGGAGTACTACAGTCCAAAGAGATCGCGTTCGAATTTGGAACCTGAAGGTCCCGAGATTGTAAATGCGaggaataaaatgaagaagtCGGAGCCAGAGGTTAAAATCGACCATCTAACGCCGACACCAGCTAAAACATTGGTACGTCGCGAGTTGAAGACCATGAAGTTGTCCGTAGAGAAGCCTGGCAGCCTAGGCATTTtcgtggaaagaaaagaggcTGTTAGACCTTTCTATGTGATTTCGAAGATGGACGTGAATGGAGAGGCGGCCAAGTCGAAGCAATTCAGAATCGGTGACGAGATCGTTCGTGTTTGCGGACGTAGGCTACGTGGGATGTCGCTCATCGAAGCTAGGAATGCTTTGAAGAATTGTTCAGGGATCGTGGAGCTTCAGATAGCTAGGGAGCCAACGTTCACTTTTGGCGAAGAGATTGGCGACACGTGGGGCGATATTCTCGTCCGCACTCGTAGCGACTCCGAGGTGTGGGCGTTGAAACAAGAGAAACCGGAAGTCCCCGTGAATAGTCCCCTCGCTCGAGAAAAGGATTCTTCCCAGTGTAAGATAGCCTGTGGATTGATGAaggataataagaatttatccaCGAATTCGATGGAGAGAATGGAATGCGAGAGTGATCGTACGTTGAAGAAGGAATCTGGTCAAAAGATGACTGGTATGAGGAAGTTTCAGGTGGTGAGGAAACGTGCCACCAATCCTGTTTCCTGTCCACGTAGAGCTACCAGTTTGTCGATGGATTTGTTGACCATCACGTTGGAAAAGGGTGCCTCGAAGAAGTTGGGCTTTTCCATCGTTGGCGGATCGGATAGCAATAAAGGATCGATGGGTATATTCGTGAAGGATATAATGGCCGGAGGACAAGCGGCTGAGGAAGGAACTTTAAAAGTGGGAGATGAGATTTTAGCAATCAATGGGATATCGATGGATGGATTGACGCACGCGAGGGCGTTGCAAACTTTCAAAGCTGCCAAGGCTGGGAAGATGGTTCTTCACGTGGGTCGTAGAGACCCGACGCATAAACG atatattattcaatcgaAATCGTACGATTGCCTGGACAAGCTAACAGAAACTGGAgacgaatga
- the LOC100578727 gene encoding uncharacterized protein LOC100578727 isoform X2, which produces MVRGWLDVLDPGKSREGRVLRRMKGFARRFGITCEIWTKTRIRTKAIAMRLFKRQSSDTSPQLVSATPLSHDGASPLTVVEENLERSSKKPHNENDGLNRTLVKENVANETLRPSSSTISNRKGISTWGRKVGRRWDQLKRSDSSELLSVSGRRRRWSPNRKAGTTDEKENGTGGFSELPKPKRISRVESLRNLFRSSERSSDISTRNVTIQEEDVTCISHYPMEKALSEGAIKNVSFCGGSSDDNRADRGTILLEKKKQLSRSIQDLQEQQRVLDYILKNQDMLKTQEGTAFAKETLDKIRSTSPKRRNTSPKRSNQSTSEAGKSSVSTQTKDFFSNQLNNIKKNLFNVRASSSECDRPDNQRSFPTYGLDDLMSNLRLACDESGYDSDSTRAGADSPDSEKCPPMLKPRSFSITSDDYHGIDLSLPVTTPIKKDVTTETEKNESGPSCLEDTVVNNTMLNGTIITNTTTVPSDEEDTDSCDEDTFEGFAEYQMNCAVEQTKSTANTLEKCDSGISRGFSASSIGNSDQRTSSGNNELVRISSDKRFAKSEHTMSLLQAVKLQNLQKETKSQIPVKCKRYSNSSTLCLLENAASPCKDSPPASKMYSTIVNSPLEYYSPKRSRSNLEPEGPEIVNARNKMKKSEPEVKIDHLTPTPAKTLVRRELKTMKLSVEKPGSLGIFVERKEAVRPFYVISKMDVNGEAAKSKQFRIGDEIVRVCGRRLRGMSLIEARNALKNCSGIVELQIAREPTFTFGEEIGDTWGDILVRTRSDSEVWALKQEKPEVPVNSPLAREKDSSQCKIACGLMKDNKNLSTNSMERMECESDRTLKKESGQKMTGMRKFQVVRKRATNPVSCPRRATSLSMDLLTITLEKGASKKLGFSIVGGSDSNKGSMGIFVKDIMAGGQAAEEGTLKVGDEILAINGISMDGLTHARALQTFKAAKAGKMVLHVGRRDPTHKRLGHRR; this is translated from the exons ATGGTCAGGGGATGGCTCGATGTTCTCGATCCTGGAAAGAGTCGTGAGGGAAGAGTATTAAGGCGGATGAAAGGATTTGCAAGAAGATTTGGCATTACCTGTGAGATTTGGACGAAGACACGGATCAGGACGAag gctATCGCGATGCGTCTGTTCAAGCGTCAGTCGTCTGATACGAGCCCTCAATTAGTTTCGGCCACACCGTTATCTCATGATGGAGCATCGCCTCTTACAGTGGTAGAAGAAAATCTCGAACGTAGTAGTAAGAAGCCTCATAATGAAAACGATGGATTAAATCGGACGTTGGTGAAAGAAAACGTTGCGAATGAAACACTGAGACCGTCCTCGTCCACTATTTCAAATCGCAAAG GAATTTCGACATGGGGCAGGAAAGTAGGTCGAAGATGGGATCAGCTGAAAAGATCAGACAGCTCCGAATTGCTTTCGGTTTCGGGCCGAAGGAGAAGGTGGAGTCCGAATCGGAAAGCTGGCACAACagacgaaaaagaaaac GGTACCGGCGGTTTCTCGGAATTACCAAAGCCAAAGAGAATTTCCAGGGTGGAATCGTTACGAAATTTGTTCAGGAGCAGCGAGCGAAGCAGCGATATATCGACAAGAAACGTGACGATACAAGAGGAGGACGTCACCTGTATCAGTCATTATCCAATGGAGAAAGCTCTGAGCGAGGGAGCCATAAAGAACGTATCCTTTTGTGGTGGCAGCTCGGACGACAATCGAGCGGATCGTGGAACGATTCTTctggagaagaagaaacagcTGAGTCGTAGCATCCAGGACCTCCAGGAGCAGCAACGTGTTTTAGATTACATCTTAAAGAATCAGGATATGCTTAAAACGCAGGAAGGAACAGCTTTCGCGAAGGAAACGTTGGACAAAATCAGAAGTACGAGTCCTAAGCGAAGGAATACGAGTCCTAAACGAAGTAATCAATCCACGTCTGAGGCTGGGAAAAGCAGCGTTTCCACTCAGACTAAAGACTTCTTCAGTAATcaacttaataatattaagaaaaatttgttcaatgtTCGTGCGAGTAGCAGTGAATGCGACAG acCTGATAATCAGAGATCTTTCCCAACATATGGCCTGGATGATCTGATGAGCAACCTACGATTAGCTTGCGATGAAAGTGGCTACGACTCTGACAGCACAAGAGCTGGAGCTGATTCTCCAGACAGCGAGAAGTGTCCACCGATGTTAAAACCCCGTAGCTTTTCCATAACATCGGACGACTATCACGGTATCGACTTATCGCTACCAGTCACTACTCCCATAAAGAAAGACGTGACAACAGAAACGGAGAAGAACGAGTCAGGTCCGTCTTGCCTCGAAGACACTGTCGTGAACAATACTATGCTGAACGGGACGATAATAACAAACACAACCACGGTACCATCGGATGAAGAAGACACAGACAGCTGCGACGAGGATACTTTCGAAGGATTCGCGGAATATCAGATGAATTGTGCCGTTGAGCAAACAAAATCCACCGCGAACACCTTGGAAAAATGCGACAGCGGAATATCAAGAGGATTCTCAGCGTCGTCGATTGGAAACTCGGATCAAAGAACATCTTCTGGAAACAACGAGCTCGTCAGGATATCATCGGATAAAAGATTCGCAAAATCGGAGCACACGATGTCGCTATTGCAAGCCGTGAAATTGCAGAATTTACAAAAGGAGACCAAGTCTCAGATACCGGTCAAATGTAAAAGGTACAGCAATTCTAGCACCTTGTGCTTGCTGGAGAACGCTGCATCCCCATGCAAAGATAGTCCACCGGCGTCAAAGATGTATTCGACGATCGTAAACAGCCCGTTGGAGTACTACAGTCCAAAGAGATCGCGTTCGAATTTGGAACCTGAAGGTCCCGAGATTGTAAATGCGaggaataaaatgaagaagtCGGAGCCAGAGGTTAAAATCGACCATCTAACGCCGACACCAGCTAAAACATTGGTACGTCGCGAGTTGAAGACCATGAAGTTGTCCGTAGAGAAGCCTGGCAGCCTAGGCATTTtcgtggaaagaaaagaggcTGTTAGACCTTTCTATGTGATTTCGAAGATGGACGTGAATGGAGAGGCGGCCAAGTCGAAGCAATTCAGAATCGGTGACGAGATCGTTCGTGTTTGCGGACGTAGGCTACGTGGGATGTCGCTCATCGAAGCTAGGAATGCTTTGAAGAATTGTTCAGGGATCGTGGAGCTTCAGATAGCTAGGGAGCCAACGTTCACTTTTGGCGAAGAGATTGGCGACACGTGGGGCGATATTCTCGTCCGCACTCGTAGCGACTCCGAGGTGTGGGCGTTGAAACAAGAGAAACCGGAAGTCCCCGTGAATAGTCCCCTCGCTCGAGAAAAGGATTCTTCCCAGTGTAAGATAGCCTGTGGATTGATGAaggataataagaatttatccaCGAATTCGATGGAGAGAATGGAATGCGAGAGTGATCGTACGTTGAAGAAGGAATCTGGTCAAAAGATGACTGGTATGAGGAAGTTTCAGGTGGTGAGGAAACGTGCCACCAATCCTGTTTCCTGTCCACGTAGAGCTACCAGTTTGTCGATGGATTTGTTGACCATCACGTTGGAAAAGGGTGCCTCGAAGAAGTTGGGCTTTTCCATCGTTGGCGGATCGGATAGCAATAAAGGATCGATGGGTATATTCGTGAAGGATATAATGGCCGGAGGACAAGCGGCTGAGGAAGGAACTTTAAAAGTGGGAGATGAGATTTTAGCAATCAATGGGATATCGATGGATGGATTGACGCACGCGAGGGCGTTGCAAACTTTCAAAGCTGCCAAGGCTGGGAAGATGGTTCTTCACGTGGGTCGTAGAGACCCGACGCATAAACGGTTGGGTCACAGACGATAA